The Ignicoccus islandicus DSM 13165 sequence TAAATAGAAATATTTCTTACCATAGAGATATGAATACAGAAAAGGATCTTGCGGTTCCGTAGGCAATTGCGACAACGTCTTAAGCCATTCTTCTTTCGGATCTATATTAACTTGACCGAGTCTTCGTTTAGTTACGTTCGCTAGCCTTAATACACCAAATATATGGTCATTGAAATAGTCGATTGACTTTTTAATAACATGACCGAAGAAGAGGTCGTAACTGAAGTAGCATTTACCTTTATATTTTTTCTGGAAAGTCTTCTCAAGAAATTTGTTATTGTAAAGGATATCATAATCAAATGGGATCGCTATTACGTCTGCTTCGGAGATGTCTATTGAGTACTTCTTTAATAAGTATTGGCGGGCCTCAACTAGGGCAGGAACGAAGTACACGAACGGCGAATAGAGGTAAGTTCTGTTGTTGGAAACTACGTTGTGTTTAAGCCTACTTATCCTTTCTATTTCTTTAGAATAAATCAATCTTCCATCGTAAACTACCGCTATACTTGCATCATGAATATTGGGCACGAGACCAATGGAAATCATTTTCCGTAAGCCCTTGCGTGGTTTGAGTTAAGAAGATTAGGAATCTTTCTAGTTGACAGATGTCAATGACATACGATTCCGCTGAATATTCGTATTTGAACTAAGACTCTAAAAAGGCTTAGGGTCGATCGATATCGTAAGCAAAAAATCAAGAGAATATCTATATGGTAATACTGAAGAAACTACAAGAGATTACAATGAAACGGGTCTTTGGTTCCTGAATTTACATGGTACCTTAATAAGGCAGCAACAAGGGAAGTGAGATTTAAGATTATGCGAAGACTGATAGACAGAATTAAGCAAGTTACTTCAAAATGCGATAAGTAAGAAATGATTGTAATGTTTAGGTTGGCAACTACAGCTACACTCTTCACAATTTCGTAAAAACAGCATTACACCAGGACCTGGAAGATATAATACAAAGGTAGGTTCAAAAAGTAAAAATCTCTCTCATCTAACTACTCAAAAATTTTAAGGTACTCAATAATTAAATGATGAAGGACAATTGTGAACCTAGTGCATGAACGATCCAATACTCCGTTAATGACGTTATATCTGTTCGTTAGTTAGAGACTACCAGTTCCAAAGAGCTAAGGTTGTCTCAACCATGGAAACGAGTAATGATATCTGTTCGGAAAAAGTAATATAGATTAAGACTAAAACTGCTAACAAGAACTACCGACTCCGTAACGAGGTGCAAAAAGTTTTGAAAGTAAGATCGTGGCCCTGGAATCCCATTCAAGTTGATTTAGAAGAAGGAAACTGGGAAAAATTGAAACTTGAGGCTAAGGGAATAATAGAAGCTGGAGTTAAACTCCATTACGAAAAAGAGACCTTTAGGGGATCCCCCCTAGAGAACAACCTACTGGTTCTCGGACTGGGACCCTTTGCGAGAGGTCCATTTTACGGTGCAAACAGAATGATTGCAGTCTTCCGGAGTCCAATGACATATGGGTTACACGTATCCGCTTGCGGCGGAGTAGGTTTCCAATTCTCTTACTCCGGTACTTCCTTAGTAGCGCTTAAAGGAAAATCCAAACCTTCCGTGGTTGTAATAGAAGGAGATTCGAATGGAGTCAAGGACGTAAAGATCGAGAATGTGGATCCGAACTTCGTTTACAACTACTCGTCTGAATATAAGGGTATATTCTCATTATCGAAATACTTGTTCGATAAGTATGGAGAGGGGAGGGGTATAGTAGTTGGACCTTACGCCTTCAAGTCACCTACTGCTTCGCTAGTTAGCGTTTTCTTACCACACGGCGAAGTGAGTCCTTGGTCCGTTGATTTCTTTGGCAGAGGAGGTCCCGGAAGCGTAATGGCGCAAGTGCACGGAGTTCTGGCAATATACGCTACCGGAACTTTCCAACCTGATGAAATAGATCCTAACCTACCCGATGAAATTTCCAAAAAGGTATTCGGGAGAAACTACGTTCAAGTAGTTTTGGAAGCAACCAAAAAGTACAGATACGATCCTCAAATAGGTTCCGGTGGTACCTTTGGAGTCAACTACGTTTACTACAAGGACTTGATTCCGATGTTCGCATATAATAGCATGTATTACCCGCAGCAAGTTAGGGTAATGTTATCGAATTGGGCCCTTAGGTACTTCTGGAAACCGTTTCAAGATGAAACGATACTTGGGAGGATTTGGGGAAGTTGCGGAGAACCTTGTCCGGCGGTTTGTAAGAAGGTTTGGAGAGGTACTAAAATCGATTACGAACCAGCTAATGCCATGGGAACTCTAATAGGTATATTCAACCTCGAACTCACGAGGGAATTAATAGAAGTCGTTGATTCTAACGGCATGGACGCAATAGAGATGGGCCACGAAATATCGTGGTTGTTTGACTTAATTAAGAACAAACTATTAGATTACGACGAACTGGACCTTGATGAAGAACCTAACTTGGATCCTTTGAACTTCGATCCGATCGAAGACAGTGAAAGGAACTTCAGAGTAGCTAAGAGGTTACTGGAATTATTCGTTAACGGGGGCAACGAAATAGTTGACCTAATAGCTACGAAGGGATTGAGAAAGGCAGCCAAAATACTGGACAAGAAGTTCGAATATAGAGTTTCGAATAAGGGAGCGAAGTTCGAGGACTTCGCTGTTTACGTGGCCTTCGGTGAAGAGGGCTATATGACGCCCAACCTCTATTGGGCTCCGGGGATGGTTGCACCCCTTTACGTTTTAGGTCGATATTGGACCAATTACAAGCCTACGTTTATGGAACCGGAAGAGTTCGCCGTTAGTTCCTTCGAGAGAGCATTGAAGGAGTTACTGGTAGACAACGCTGGGATATGTAGATTCCACAGGAAGTGGGCCGAAAAAATGTTAGGGGAGATGTACGAATTGGTTTTGGGTGAGGGAATTTCGACCGAGTATGCAAAGGAAATCTATAGGAAAGTAGCTGAATACAACGAAATGGCTAACGCCGAACCCGTTCCTTGGGAGAGTAGAAAGACGGTGGACGTAGTGGCTACGATGGCAAGACACGTTATGAACGAGAGATGGATCGAGGAGTTCGAGAAGGGCAACGCTCTCGAATGGTGGAAGAGATTCAAACAAAAAATAGACCAGATTCTATGGAGCTGATTTCCGGCGCCTCCTCCTCCCCTTACCTCTCTCAACTAATTCCGATTGAAACTTCTCTTTGAGCTCCTTCAATTCCTTTATTGAAATCTTGCCTTCTAGGGCCTCTTCCCAAAGGTCCGTAACCAATAGCGTCGTCTTTATTTGTTTTATCTGAACCGATGAAGTCGCTTCCGATTCTACAGATTCCTCTTCACTGAACTCTTCCATGAAGTCCTCTTCGCTCAAGTTCCATCCACTGGCCTTCGCTGGGTTATAGATTTTAAGGTTTGAGCATTTTAGGCCGCTAGAGCGGCTTGTAGCCTATCCTTCTGCCTCTTTATCTCGTACCTCACTCTTCCGAGTAGGGCATCTTTCTCCGTAATAATAACTACTATAGCGTCGCCTATGTCAGACAACAGCACCTTACCTTCTTGATACTCAACAGTGGTCAGTTCAGCATCGCCTAGATTGAATTCCTCACCGAACCTTTTTACGGCACCGTAAATCGTCACTAACATTGCTGCAATGCTCTCTACGTCTATTTCGCCTGTACTCACTACATAGTCTATAACGAAACCGTCTTTGGAAATTACCATTACTGACTTGATGCCTTCGACTTTTACCATATCATTGAGTACCTTCTTGAGAGGTGTGATGGTGCTCATTCCGCCTTCCCTACTGTGTGATTGAACATATGACCTTATTAAATGACGTAGTGTTGAAATGGTCACAGCCGGTGGAGGCTCTTCATTATCGGATATCTGAGACGTGTAACCCGTTCATCCCTTCTTCAGGAGAAAATGTGTGGCGCCGGGGGGAGGACTCGAACCTCCGGCCACCGGGTTAACAGCCCGGCGCTCTACCAGCTGAGCTACCCCGGCACCGTTAGTTGGTGGAGAAATCCGGTTAATAAACTTAATTTCTTTGTGCTTAATTTGGTTTTGATATTTTAAGCTTTATTGAATATGGTTTTCATAATGGTCAAAAATTTTCTCCTAATATAATATTCTATTGCATCACATGCAGTTAAGTCCTTATTTATTTTCAAACTCAGATCGTATGCGAACGGTATAGTCAGTAGTAGATCGTTCACTATTGCTGGACCTCTGTACTTAGGAAACGGGTCCTTCGGTTTCCAAATTAATGCAGATAAAATGCCTTCTAGGGCAGCTTCATATTCTATTATCTTGGAACGTATTTTCTCTCTAAAGCTATAATTACTTCTCAGCAAGAATAAGAGAGTTCTCATGAAAATTATACGAGAAGTTAAGTCAATTAATGATACCAATGCTCCGAGATTAACTAGGGCAGGAGGAACAACTAGCGACTTCTTCGAAAATACCAACTCGTTTTTGTTCAGACACTTTAGAATCTTATAGTGAGCCAGCTTACGCGTAAGTCCTCTGTAATGTTTCCCTATATAGACAGGTACGTAAATAAGGACGTATCCTTTCTCATATATTTTAGCCCCTAGTACGTAATCGTCCCCATACATAAATGTATCAACGTTAAAAAATCCTACTTCGTCTATCACTTCACCTCTATAAACTGAGAATGCGCCATCTAGGTAACCTACTATTTGGGGATAGAGGGCTACTGAGGGTACCCTTATAAATGATTGAAGAGGCCTAGGTGTACTGAAGAAACCTATAGACCAGTACAGAGGACCACTATCGAAAACTGACTCGCTTGGATTCAGAAGAAATCCTTGCACACCAGCTATCCTCTTATCAGACTCCAATACCTTTATCGTCTTCTTGAACGAACTCTTAGTTAGTATAACGTCGTTATTCACCAAGGCAACGTAATCGAAGGGGCCATATTTTTGATAAAGAGAATAGTAAGCAATGTTGTTAGCGCGAGCGAAACCCAAGTTCTTGCTTAGTTTTATGAGATGTATCCTCTTACCCATAGAAATTAATTCGTCTTCCTTACTCACAACAAATTCCTTTAACACTTCGAACGTAGCATCATTAGATCCGTTATCTACTAATGCGATCTCGTGACAGTCCCAAGACGAGCTTATCAAACTATCCAATGCTTTTAAAAATCTCTCTTTATTATCTCCACATATATTCAGATATATCGAAATTGACAATAACTTTTTATCTCTCTTACAAGAAGTATTTCCTATAGCAATGTACTTAGTCTTCTTCAAGAGCTCTTTTCACCTCTTTCAATACCTCCTCATACTCTTTTTGGAGATCCTCAGCTCGTGGTGGTAATTCCAATCGAAAGATTGAGATTCCTAAAATGAGTAATATTAGCGAGATAGGTGTTCCGATTAGAAATACGAAGAGTCTCAATGCAATTAAATCTAGAGAGAAACATACCATTGCTATTGCGTAAAGGAGCAGTATTGAATAGATAAGTATGGCTGTTGACGCTATCAATCTAATTATTTTTAAGTCATAGTCTCTTCGAGACATCTGATACCCGAAGTAGAAATCGACATGCCATAAAATAGTATTTTTCATGAATACCATGAAACATAATACCCCGAGAATTTATATACTATTTACATCTCTCTATTACGTTTTTAGGAATAGTTTTATCGTCGAGATACTTTATATAACTATCAATTGTACAAAGGTCTTCATATAGAAGCATAAATTTCAGCAACTGAAGATACCTAGCTGGATCTACGCTTACCATTGG is a genomic window containing:
- a CDS encoding glycosyltransferase, with protein sequence MKKTKYIAIGNTSCKRDKKLLSISIYLNICGDNKERFLKALDSLISSSWDCHEIALVDNGSNDATFEVLKEFVVSKEDELISMGKRIHLIKLSKNLGFARANNIAYYSLYQKYGPFDYVALVNNDVILTKSSFKKTIKVLESDKRIAGVQGFLLNPSESVFDSGPLYWSIGFFSTPRPLQSFIRVPSVALYPQIVGYLDGAFSVYRGEVIDEVGFFNVDTFMYGDDYVLGAKIYEKGYVLIYVPVYIGKHYRGLTRKLAHYKILKCLNKNELVFSKKSLVVPPALVNLGALVSLIDLTSRIIFMRTLLFLLRSNYSFREKIRSKIIEYEAALEGILSALIWKPKDPFPKYRGPAIVNDLLLTIPFAYDLSLKINKDLTACDAIEYYIRRKFLTIMKTIFNKA
- a CDS encoding aldehyde ferredoxin oxidoreductase N-terminal domain-containing protein — protein: MKVRSWPWNPIQVDLEEGNWEKLKLEAKGIIEAGVKLHYEKETFRGSPLENNLLVLGLGPFARGPFYGANRMIAVFRSPMTYGLHVSACGGVGFQFSYSGTSLVALKGKSKPSVVVIEGDSNGVKDVKIENVDPNFVYNYSSEYKGIFSLSKYLFDKYGEGRGIVVGPYAFKSPTASLVSVFLPHGEVSPWSVDFFGRGGPGSVMAQVHGVLAIYATGTFQPDEIDPNLPDEISKKVFGRNYVQVVLEATKKYRYDPQIGSGGTFGVNYVYYKDLIPMFAYNSMYYPQQVRVMLSNWALRYFWKPFQDETILGRIWGSCGEPCPAVCKKVWRGTKIDYEPANAMGTLIGIFNLELTRELIEVVDSNGMDAIEMGHEISWLFDLIKNKLLDYDELDLDEEPNLDPLNFDPIEDSERNFRVAKRLLELFVNGGNEIVDLIATKGLRKAAKILDKKFEYRVSNKGAKFEDFAVYVAFGEEGYMTPNLYWAPGMVAPLYVLGRYWTNYKPTFMEPEEFAVSSFERALKELLVDNAGICRFHRKWAEKMLGEMYELVLGEGISTEYAKEIYRKVAEYNEMANAEPVPWESRKTVDVVATMARHVMNERWIEEFEKGNALEWWKRFKQKIDQILWS
- a CDS encoding roadblock/LC7 domain-containing protein, coding for MSTITPLKKVLNDMVKVEGIKSVMVISKDGFVIDYVVSTGEIDVESIAAMLVTIYGAVKRFGEEFNLGDAELTTVEYQEGKVLLSDIGDAIVVIITEKDALLGRVRYEIKRQKDRLQAALAA